The proteins below come from a single Necator americanus strain Aroian chromosome V, whole genome shotgun sequence genomic window:
- a CDS encoding hypothetical protein (NECATOR_CHRV.G17574.T1), with product MNLNSRSRSSSRSPERSRRRRCGSPGLSSRDGSRPRSRSRRGSSSTSKSRGRSRDCRENANRSMEASPESRSRSHSPSPSNGAGDDSSSSHHGRGRSSNSRSQSDSDQGSRSRSRSPDFDRNEALRDSWAAVRKQPDNFDGWIILLTQADQCDDLKLAREVYNRFLNKYPYCYGFWKKYADMERRHQNFSDALSVWERGILAIPLSIDLWLGFLSFMRELAPQSDRGVEKLRELYDRALSMAGYEFHSDRLWQDYIAWEEAQREWRRVADIYDRLIRIPTAMYKSHMERFEAIVNMCNPLDLVSDEELKDIFDVVRRKCDVGIDQILIVETTDVDAAESADSSEDGKPKKVVRKSIHPEALPHFRAEILAQRYRWHKETEAMIIARMPFEEQIKRPYFHVKPLEAEQLKNWRLYLDFEIAEGNETRITVLFERCLIACAMYDQFWTKYARWTLKQRGSDAARGVYRRAQQHIPGNVRLALAFSAFEESLGNYSDAGSILSSFRRKHPGYAAVELRIIGMMRRRADAERSPDYSGVISKFERLIHSPDTPRHLSSYYSIKLARFHLKTRNDRRLAEKIIRRALERDRDNIQLLLQLIDIAFTNPDFSQSAVIEAFDFAIKSNIPDAEKLQFSQRKLDFLEDLSYDIDVLQEHQDAHVTLLGELENPPTTTRKRRHDTRTDSKYYGDRDHESSRRSSRYSDHRDSRNSYLDSHRGVKDTTGYCVSSNAYQPIQPVYYGNQGYQQ from the exons ATGAATCTCAATTCGCGCAGCCGCAGCAGTTCGCGGTCGCCTGAGCGATCGCGACGTAGACGATGTGGTTCTCCCGGATTATCTTCGCGAGATGGATCACGGCCCAGATCTCGATCACGACGGGGATCATCAAGTACTTCCAAAAGCCGTGGTCGAAGTCGTGATTGTCGAGAGAATGCCAATAGAAG TATGGAAGCGAGTCCTGAAAGTCGTTCTCGTAGCCACTCACCTTCACCGTCTAATGGCGCAGGTGACGACAGCTCTTCTTCACACCATGGTCGTGGTCGTTCATCTAATTCCAGAAGCCAAAGTGATAGTGATCAAGGAAGTAGGAG CCGGTCACGTTCTCCTGACTTCGACAGAAATGAGGCGTTACGAGATTCTTGGGCAGCAGTGAGAAAGCAACCTGACAATTTCGATGGATGGATTATACTTCTTACTCAAGCGGATCAGTGT GATGATCTAAAACTGGCACGTGAAGTATACAACCGATTCCTCAACAAGTATCCATATTGTTACGGATTTTGGAAGAAGTATGCTGATATGGAACGCCGTCATCAAAACTTCTCCGATGCACTAAgt GTGTGGGAACGTGGTATACTTGCCATACCCTTGTCAATTGATTTATGGCTTGGTTTTTTGTCGTTTATGAGAGAGCTGGCTCCCCAATCCGACAGAGGAGTTGAGAAATTGAGGGA GCTATACGACAGAGCACTATCGATGGCTGGCTATGAATTTCATAGCGATCGTCTTTGGCAGGATTACATTGCGTGGGAAGAAGCTCAAAGGGAATGGCGACGGGTAGCAGATATATACGATCGCTTGATACGTATTCCCACAGCTATGTACAAGAGTCATATGGAGAG attcgaAGCAATAGTCAACATGTGCAACCCTCTCGATTTGGTCTCAGATGAGGAGCTCAAAGACATATTCGATGTGGTTAGACGCAAATGCGACGTTGGG ATCGATCAGATCCTCATAGTAGAAACTACGGATGTTGATGCAGCAGAGTCAGCTGACAGCTCGGAGGatggaaaaccaaaaaaagttgttcgaaaaagt ATTCATCCAGAGGCTCTTCCACATTTTCGAGCTGAAATTCTAGCTCAACGCTATCGATGGCATAAAGAGACAGAAGCTATGATCATTGCACGTATGCCATTTGAAGAACAG ATAAAAAGGCCTTACTTTCACGTTAAACCTCTCGAAGCTGAACAGTTGAAGAATTGGCGCCTCTATCTCGACTTTGAAATTGCTGAAGGGAACGAAACCAGaattactgtattatttgaACGATGTCTCATTGCATGTGCAATGTACGATCAGTTTTGGACCAAG TATGCCCGCTGGACTCTTAAACAACGTGGATCCGATGCAGCACGTGGAGTTTACCGCCGTGCTCAACAACACATTCCCGGCAACGTCCGTCTCGCACTGGCCTTTTCAGCATTCGAGGAATCTCTCG GGAATTACTCCGATGCCGGTTCCATACTCAGTTCATTTCGCCGAAAACATCCAGGTTATGCTGCGGTTGAACTACGCATTATTGGGATGATGAGAAGGCGAGCAGATGCTGAAAG GAGTCCTGATTATTCTGGTGTTATCAGCAAGTTTGAACGATTAATACATTCACCCGACACTCCACGTCATCTCAGCAGCTACTATTCGATAAAATTAGCCAG GTTTCACCTGAAAACTCGTAATGATCGTCGATTAGCcgaaaaaattattcgaagGGCTCTTGAACGCGACAGA GACAACATTCAACTCTTGCTCCAGTTGATCGATATTGCCTTTACAAATCCGGATTTCTCGCAG TCAGCAGTGATCGAAGCGTTTGATTTTGCCATAAAATCGAACATACCGGATGCAGAAAAGCTGCAATTCAGCCAGAGAAAGttggattttctggaagatttgtCTTATGACATTGATGT cTTGCAAGAACATCAGGATGCCCATGTGACTTTGCTAGGTGAACTCGAAAATCCCCCCACGACAACGAGAAAACGAAGACACGACACTCGGACTGATTCAAAATACTATGG tGATAGAGATCATGAGTCATCGCGTCGCAGTAGTCGGTACTCAGATCATCGTGACTCACGAAATTCATACCTTGACAGCCATCGTGGAGTGAAGGACACTACGGGATATTGCGTGTCCTCAAATG CATATCAACCGATTCAACCAGTCTATTATGGTAATCAAGGCTACCAACAGTGA